A window of the Mucilaginibacter sp. cycad4 genome harbors these coding sequences:
- a CDS encoding TonB dependent receptor codes for MRVLIAGLFFAFLAGGYCISFAQTKSSIIRGKVLTENNQPADAATAVLLTAADSSILKSNLVNKNGQFEFTGLQPDSYLILISKIGYVKVYTGPYKVTAGQIITASDIALKLSDNQLQEVKVVARKPYIEVKPGRIVLSVQNSILAEGNSAFDILRQSPGVRVNSNETLSINGRQAALITIDGKPTNLTGDDLTSLLRSMQSSTIDQVEMISSPSAKYDASGGGIINIILKKGKNLGTNGTVTAMAGYGKYYKSTAGIVFNNRTSKLNIFGNYTYDNNKGTRTITTNRNITYNDILSNYDVDYNNIQKTTNHNFKIGADYTINPKQTIGFLVSGIIRSDDFIKHNDLYISNQNQLDSIIRARSNLDRGSSYLNYNINYNAVLDKSGRSISVDGNYSTYTRHSNEFITNSFFNPAGNIYRDDLELENLSPSDIHILTSKFDFVNPLNKTSRLEAGIKYNNARSNNNLIFGPKINNLYKADASFSNRFLYTEAVSAGYINYVNKIGKWDITAGLRAENTHAAGKSWGLNEGVPAINTNNYFNLFPQVQISYEADKKNIIGIGYNRGIHRPLYEDINPFLYYTDLYDYRAGNPQLKPEYTNTIQISHTYNQTFSTELYYTVTNNAYDFPVYQQNDSTKVNITIRKNFGQIFVYGASFYAPVQFTRWWSASFNLDAIYVRYKAYAQNGNFDRGKQDIIFGSTQNFTITGTLLGEISGRYETPTIYGINELKASYSVNAGISKQILDKRATIKLALNDVFNTDRGRNHASYQNIDLSEVNKRDTRIVRLNFSYRFGKSTVKSANKRNTGNDDERRRTGN; via the coding sequence ATGAGGGTTTTAATAGCAGGCTTATTTTTTGCATTCCTGGCAGGAGGGTATTGTATTTCGTTCGCCCAAACAAAATCGTCAATAATACGGGGTAAAGTTTTAACCGAAAATAACCAGCCTGCCGATGCAGCTACGGCCGTTCTGCTTACCGCTGCCGACTCCTCTATATTAAAATCAAACCTGGTAAATAAAAACGGCCAGTTTGAATTTACCGGGCTGCAGCCCGACAGCTATTTAATACTTATCAGTAAAATAGGATACGTAAAAGTTTATACCGGGCCGTATAAAGTTACTGCCGGTCAAATAATAACTGCCAGTGATATTGCTTTAAAACTTTCAGATAACCAGCTGCAGGAAGTTAAAGTAGTTGCCCGGAAACCTTATATAGAGGTAAAGCCCGGCCGAATTGTATTAAGTGTACAAAACAGCATCCTGGCCGAAGGAAATTCGGCCTTTGATATTCTGAGGCAATCACCCGGGGTAAGGGTTAACAGCAACGAAACTTTGAGTATTAACGGCAGGCAAGCGGCATTAATAACCATCGACGGCAAACCTACCAACCTTACCGGCGATGACCTTACCAGCCTGCTCCGCAGTATGCAAAGCAGCACTATCGACCAGGTTGAAATGATCAGCAGCCCATCAGCCAAATATGATGCATCGGGCGGAGGTATCATCAACATCATCTTAAAAAAAGGTAAAAACCTGGGTACCAACGGTACGGTTACTGCCATGGCGGGTTATGGTAAATATTATAAAAGCACTGCCGGCATTGTTTTCAACAACCGCACCAGTAAGCTTAATATTTTTGGCAATTACACTTACGATAATAATAAAGGCACACGCACTATTACAACCAACCGTAATATTACTTATAACGATATCCTGAGCAATTACGATGTTGATTATAACAATATCCAAAAAACCACTAACCACAACTTTAAAATAGGGGCCGATTATACCATCAACCCAAAGCAAACTATTGGCTTTCTGGTAAGCGGTATTATCAGGAGTGATGATTTTATAAAGCACAACGACCTGTATATCAGCAATCAAAATCAACTCGATTCGATAATCAGGGCACGTTCAAACCTTGACAGGGGCAGCAGCTATTTAAACTACAATATCAATTATAACGCGGTGCTGGATAAAAGCGGCCGCAGTATCTCGGTAGATGGTAACTATTCAACCTACACCCGCCACTCGAATGAGTTTATCACCAATAGCTTTTTTAACCCTGCGGGCAATATTTATCGTGATGATCTTGAATTGGAAAACCTTTCGCCGTCAGATATCCACATCTTGACATCAAAATTTGATTTTGTTAACCCATTAAACAAAACCTCACGATTGGAGGCAGGCATTAAATATAACAACGCCCGCAGCAATAATAACCTCATTTTTGGCCCCAAAATAAATAATCTATATAAGGCCGACGCCAGTTTCAGCAACAGGTTCCTTTATACCGAAGCGGTGAGCGCGGGGTATATCAATTATGTAAATAAAATAGGTAAATGGGATATTACGGCAGGCCTACGTGCCGAAAACACTCATGCAGCCGGCAAATCATGGGGATTAAATGAGGGGGTACCGGCGATAAATACCAATAATTATTTTAACCTTTTTCCGCAGGTACAGATAAGTTATGAGGCCGATAAAAAGAATATCATTGGTATTGGTTATAACCGTGGCATTCACAGGCCGCTTTATGAAGATATCAATCCATTTTTATACTATACCGACCTGTACGATTATCGTGCCGGCAACCCGCAGTTAAAGCCGGAATACACCAACACCATACAGATCTCCCATACTTATAATCAAACCTTCTCAACCGAGCTGTATTATACCGTTACTAATAATGCATATGACTTTCCGGTATATCAGCAAAACGATTCGACCAAGGTTAATATAACTATCCGCAAAAATTTTGGGCAGATCTTTGTTTACGGAGCTTCATTTTACGCGCCGGTGCAATTTACCAGGTGGTGGTCGGCCAGTTTTAACCTTGATGCTATTTACGTACGTTACAAAGCTTACGCGCAAAACGGGAATTTTGACAGGGGCAAGCAGGATATTATTTTTGGCAGCACACAAAATTTTACCATCACCGGTACATTACTTGGCGAAATATCGGGCAGGTATGAAACCCCCACCATTTACGGCATTAATGAACTAAAAGCAAGCTATTCGGTAAATGCGGGTATCAGCAAGCAAATATTAGATAAGCGGGCCACTATTAAATTAGCACTGAACGATGTATTTAATACCGACAGGGGGCGCAACCATGCCAGCTATCAAAACATTGATCTTTCGGAGGTAAATAAGCGCGATACGCGCATTGTAAGGCTTAACTTTAGTTACCGCTTTGGCAAAAGCACAGTTAAATCGGCCAATAAACGCAATACGGGAAATGATGATGAGCGCCGCCGCACCGGAAATTAA
- a CDS encoding KTSC domain-containing protein produces the protein MQRRTVQSSALSSVGYDPDARILELEFRENGGVWQYFDFPLSAYNRFINSDSLGHFFVTRIKGKYSELKVRYAHH, from the coding sequence ATGCAACGACGTACAGTACAATCATCGGCTTTAAGCAGTGTTGGCTATGATCCGGACGCCCGCATCCTTGAGCTCGAATTTCGGGAAAATGGCGGTGTGTGGCAGTATTTCGATTTTCCTTTATCTGCCTATAACAGGTTTATTAACTCCGATTCGCTTGGTCATTTCTTTGTTACCCGTATAAAGGGTAAATATTCCGAGTTAAAGGTTAGGTACGCCCATCATTAA
- a CDS encoding DUF1634 domain-containing protein, which translates to MSKFKDTDMQAVIGWILRAGVLVSMSVIFIGGVIYLYRHGQTHVDYSKFVGVPDFVSNPGGIIHGIFTLRGRAIIQAGIILLIATPVIRVLFSAIGFVMEKDYLYTAITVFVLLIILTSMISGHAG; encoded by the coding sequence ATGAGCAAGTTTAAAGATACCGATATGCAGGCCGTAATAGGCTGGATACTGCGCGCAGGGGTGCTGGTATCAATGAGTGTTATTTTTATTGGCGGGGTTATTTATCTGTACCGGCATGGTCAAACCCATGTTGATTATAGCAAGTTTGTTGGTGTGCCCGATTTTGTGAGTAATCCTGGTGGCATTATACATGGTATTTTTACGTTACGCGGCCGGGCAATTATACAGGCCGGGATAATTTTGCTGATAGCTACGCCGGTTATAAGGGTGTTGTTTTCGGCCATTGGCTTTGTTATGGAAAAGGATTACCTGTACACGGCTATCACTGTATTTGTACTGCTTATTATTTTAACCAGTATGATAAGCGGTCACGCAGGCTGA
- a CDS encoding sulfite exporter TauE/SafE family protein encodes MSVTVLTLIILVGSYLAGLLGSLTGLGGGVVIIPLLTILLGVDIQYAIGASLISVIATSSGSAAAYVKEGITNIRLGMFLEIATTAGAMVGALIAVYIPTNFIAVLFGVILILSAIMSLRKKSQQIHQQKSVLAEKLKLNGSFPGPAGEVTYSVRNVGGGFFMMLFAGVISGLLGIGSGALKVLAMDGVMRIPFKVSTTTSNFMIGVTAAASAVVYLQRGYIDPGLSMPVAIGVLLGALSGSKILVHTSSSGWLRVVFAVVVTFLASQMIYKGITGTI; translated from the coding sequence ATGTCGGTAACAGTACTAACGCTTATTATACTTGTTGGGTCATATTTGGCGGGTTTGCTGGGCTCGTTAACCGGGTTGGGCGGCGGAGTTGTCATTATTCCGCTGCTTACTATTTTACTTGGGGTTGATATTCAGTACGCTATCGGGGCCTCACTGATCTCGGTTATTGCCACATCATCGGGCTCGGCAGCGGCTTACGTTAAAGAAGGGATCACCAATATCAGGCTTGGTATGTTCCTGGAGATTGCTACAACGGCAGGGGCTATGGTTGGCGCACTGATAGCGGTTTATATCCCTACAAATTTTATAGCGGTATTATTTGGAGTGATCCTGATCCTCTCTGCGATAATGTCGTTACGTAAAAAATCGCAACAAATCCATCAGCAAAAAAGTGTGCTCGCCGAAAAGCTGAAATTAAACGGCAGTTTCCCCGGTCCGGCGGGTGAGGTTACTTATTCGGTAAGGAACGTAGGCGGCGGCTTTTTCATGATGCTTTTTGCCGGCGTGATATCAGGCCTGCTGGGCATAGGCTCGGGGGCGCTGAAAGTTTTGGCGATGGATGGCGTTATGCGGATCCCTTTTAAGGTATCAACTACCACCAGTAATTTTATGATAGGAGTTACTGCTGCTGCAAGTGCAGTGGTTTACCTGCAACGGGGGTACATTGATCCCGGACTTTCCATGCCGGTAGCCATAGGGGTTTTATTAGGTGCATTAAGCGGATCAAAAATATTAGTACATACCTCATCGTCTGGATGGCTGCGTGTGGTTTTTGCCGTGGTGGTTACGTTTTTAGCATCGCAAATGATATATAAAGGAATTACAGGGACTATATAG
- a CDS encoding UbiD family decarboxylase, whose product MGYSNLQACIADLEKNGHLIRVKEQVDPYLQMAAIHLRVFENEGPAILFENVKGSKFPTVSNLFGTLGRSKFIFRDTLEKIKVLVDIKNDPIKAIKNPFKYAGVGLTALSALPMKSGAGAPIKFGKCNISDIPQIVNWPMDGGPFVTMPQVYTEDADKPGIMNANLGMYRIQLAGNDYIQNQEIGLHYQIHRGIGVHQTKANAKGQPLKVSIFVGGPPAHPVAAVMPLPEGLSEMTFAGALGNRRFRYFYDDEGFCISADADFVITGTVMPHENKPEGPFGDHLGYYSLVHPFPLMKVHNVYHRKDAVWSFTVVGRPPQEDTSFGALIHEITGSAIPKEIPGLHAVNAVDAAGVHPLLFAIGSERYTPYLKERKPQEIVTIANHILGKGQLSLAKYLFIAAQEDDPKLNVNDIGGFLKHILQRIDLTRDLHFHTNTTIDTLDYSGSGLNSGSKVAITVAGDIKRELWAELPDWFNLPRPITGYKMAMPGVLMVEVPKHVNHKDIDNIISIIEYHLQDEDLSGLPLIVLCDDAGFAAQTINNFVWVTFTRSNPSHDIYGVGSFTEHKHWGCKGPLIIDARIKPHHAPVLERVPEVEKTVDKLGEKGGSLVGVI is encoded by the coding sequence ATGGGGTACTCAAATTTACAAGCCTGCATTGCCGATCTCGAAAAAAACGGTCACTTAATACGCGTTAAGGAACAAGTTGATCCTTACCTGCAAATGGCAGCCATACACCTGCGTGTATTTGAAAACGAAGGCCCTGCCATATTATTTGAGAACGTAAAAGGAAGCAAGTTCCCCACCGTATCCAACCTGTTTGGCACGCTCGGCAGATCGAAATTCATTTTCAGGGATACGCTTGAAAAGATCAAGGTTTTGGTTGATATCAAAAATGACCCGATAAAGGCCATAAAAAATCCTTTTAAATACGCCGGCGTTGGCCTAACGGCCCTTTCGGCATTACCTATGAAAAGCGGCGCGGGTGCGCCAATCAAATTTGGTAAATGCAACATCAGCGATATCCCGCAAATTGTGAACTGGCCCATGGATGGCGGCCCATTTGTTACCATGCCGCAGGTTTATACCGAAGATGCCGACAAACCGGGCATCATGAATGCCAACCTGGGCATGTACCGCATTCAGCTGGCCGGTAACGACTATATACAAAACCAGGAGATTGGTTTACATTACCAGATCCACCGGGGGATTGGCGTGCATCAAACCAAAGCCAATGCCAAAGGGCAGCCATTAAAGGTGAGCATCTTTGTGGGTGGGCCACCCGCACATCCCGTAGCAGCTGTAATGCCTCTGCCCGAAGGCTTATCTGAAATGACTTTTGCCGGCGCATTGGGCAACCGTCGCTTCCGCTATTTTTATGACGATGAGGGTTTCTGCATTTCGGCCGACGCTGATTTTGTGATCACAGGAACCGTTATGCCGCACGAAAATAAACCCGAAGGGCCTTTTGGCGATCACCTGGGTTATTACAGCCTGGTGCACCCCTTCCCGCTGATGAAGGTGCATAACGTTTATCATCGCAAAGATGCCGTATGGTCTTTCACCGTGGTGGGCCGCCCGCCGCAGGAAGATACCAGTTTCGGAGCTTTGATCCATGAAATTACAGGATCAGCTATTCCCAAAGAAATTCCGGGCCTGCATGCCGTTAACGCTGTTGATGCAGCAGGTGTACATCCGCTCCTTTTCGCTATTGGCAGCGAACGTTACACCCCCTACCTCAAAGAGCGAAAACCACAGGAGATAGTAACTATAGCTAACCACATATTGGGCAAAGGCCAGCTGAGCCTTGCCAAGTACCTGTTTATTGCGGCGCAGGAGGATGATCCCAAACTTAATGTAAATGATATCGGCGGCTTCCTGAAACACATCTTACAAAGGATTGACCTTACCCGCGACCTGCATTTTCACACCAACACCACCATTGATACACTCGACTATAGTGGCAGCGGCCTAAACTCGGGCAGTAAAGTAGCTATCACCGTTGCCGGCGATATTAAACGTGAGCTTTGGGCAGAACTGCCTGACTGGTTCAATCTCCCCCGCCCTATCACAGGCTACAAAATGGCCATGCCGGGCGTGTTAATGGTTGAGGTACCAAAACATGTAAATCATAAGGATATCGATAACATCATCAGCATAATTGAATATCATTTGCAGGATGAAGATTTAAGCGGTTTACCACTGATAGTACTTTGCGATGATGCCGGTTTCGCCGCTCAAACCATCAATAATTTTGTATGGGTAACCTTTACCCGCAGCAACCCTTCGCATGATATTTACGGTGTAGGCAGCTTCACCGAGCACAAACACTGGGGCTGCAAAGGTCCGCTGATTATTGATGCCCGGATAAAACCACATCACGCGCCTGTGCTTGAACGTGTACCCGAAGTAGAAAAAACAGTGGATAAACTGGGGGAAAAGGGCGGATCATTGGTTGGGGTGATTTGA
- the dapA gene encoding 4-hydroxy-tetrahydrodipicolinate synthase — MNIFYGTGVAMVTPFHADGQIDYDGLRNLIEHLIDGGVEYLVSLGTTGESATLSEAERKQVWAFTAEVVNKRVGLVAGIGGNNTHEVVEQIKSFDIDGYDAILSASPHYNKPTQEGIYQHYKAIAQNSKLPIILYNVPSRTGSTVSAETTVRLAKEFKNIIGIKEASGNFDLFNQLMRDKPEDFLFISGDDPVTLPMMALGGVGAISVIGNALPRQLSDMVRHLLDNDYKGAHAAHFSLIEFTRLMFTEGSPAGVKTALKQLGICGDTVRLPLVQVSEKTANAIAGELKKLAPVAVKA, encoded by the coding sequence ATGAATATATTTTACGGAACAGGGGTAGCTATGGTGACCCCTTTTCATGCGGATGGTCAAATTGACTACGACGGGTTGAGAAACCTGATTGAACATTTGATTGATGGCGGGGTGGAATACCTGGTATCGTTAGGTACAACCGGCGAAAGCGCCACATTGAGCGAGGCTGAACGAAAGCAAGTTTGGGCTTTTACTGCCGAAGTTGTAAATAAACGCGTTGGCCTGGTAGCCGGTATAGGCGGTAATAATACTCATGAAGTTGTTGAGCAAATAAAATCATTTGATATTGATGGTTATGATGCTATACTTTCGGCAAGTCCGCATTATAACAAACCTACCCAGGAGGGTATTTATCAGCATTATAAAGCAATAGCTCAAAACAGCAAATTGCCGATAATACTATATAACGTACCAAGCCGCACAGGCAGTACTGTTAGTGCAGAAACAACCGTACGCCTGGCAAAGGAGTTTAAAAATATCATCGGCATTAAAGAAGCGTCAGGCAATTTCGATTTGTTTAACCAGTTGATGCGCGACAAACCCGAGGATTTCCTGTTTATTTCAGGCGATGATCCGGTTACTTTGCCCATGATGGCTTTGGGCGGAGTTGGTGCAATATCGGTTATCGGTAACGCTTTGCCGCGCCAGCTATCTGACATGGTAAGGCATTTGCTTGATAACGATTACAAAGGCGCACATGCCGCACACTTTAGCCTGATAGAGTTCACCCGTTTGATGTTTACCGAAGGCAGCCCTGCAGGTGTTAAAACCGCTTTAAAGCAATTAGGCATCTGCGGCGATACGGTAAGATTGCCACTGGTGCAAGTAAGCGAAAAAACTGCGAATGCAATTGCGGGCGAGCTTAAAAAGCTGGCTCCTGTGGCGGTTAAGGCGTAA
- a CDS encoding histone H1, with translation MKKFTEVKELVAALEADADKFYNKGNSAAGTRVRKGMQDLKNLAQAIRLEVQEAKNKEA, from the coding sequence ATGAAAAAATTTACTGAAGTAAAAGAGCTTGTAGCAGCTTTAGAGGCCGACGCCGACAAATTCTACAATAAAGGAAACAGCGCTGCCGGTACACGTGTACGTAAAGGCATGCAGGATCTTAAAAACCTGGCACAGGCAATCCGCCTTGAAGTTCAGGAGGCTAAGAATAAAGAGGCTTAG